CGATACCCCGACGCATCCAGCGTTTGCGCTGCCACCTGTTGCATCACCCCGGCAACCGGCTGCGCCAATACCACCAGCAAAGGGATAGCCGCCAACAACCACAACACGGCTACCAAGCTTGGCCCAAATGCCGGAATCTGCGCTGGCAATACCGGGTCAGCCGCATCCGGGCGATCTTTTACCTTGTAAAACAGCACTGAACCACTACGCGCCAAAGCAATCAACAACAAGGCACTACTCAGCAATACAGTTACCAATACCACCCAACGCCACGGATGCCCCAATGCTGCCTGCAAAATCCACAACTTACCGAAAAACCCCGACAATGGCGGCAAACCCAAGGCTGCCACCGCTGCAAACATAAACAAGCCACCCAGCAAACGATGGTGTGGCAAGCGCATACCGGGGTCAAAACGGTCGGCATACGCCCCGCGCCCCCGCACAATCACATCCGCCAACAGGAACAAGCCACCCGCCAACAAGGTGGAATGCACCAAGTAATACAAAGCCGCCGCCAGCCCCGCTTCAGAATGCAGCCCCACCGCAATCAGCAGCATGGCCACCGAAGCCAGTACCAGATAAGCCACCTGAAAACGCAAGCGGAACGCCGCCAGCACCCCCAGCGCCGCCAGCACCAAGGTGGTCAACCCCAACCCCAGCAACCACGGTGCATGGAAATACGCCAGACTGCCCGCATCCGCCCCAAACACCGTACCATGCACCCGGATAATCGCGTACACCCCAACCTTAGTCATGATCGCAAACAAGGCCGCCACGGGTGCTGATGTCCGTGCATATGCCACTGGCAACCACAAATACAGCGGGAACATCGCCGCCTTCAGCCCGAATACCAGCAACAGCAACAAGCCTGCCGCCATCACCAACCCTTCCCGCTCCGCAGGCAATGCTGCGACTTTTGCCGCCATATCGGCGATATTCAGTGTCCCCAACGCACCATATAACGCACCCAACGCAAACAGGAATACGGTCGAACCCACCAGATTCACCACCACATAATGCAGCCCCGCCACAGTACGGTTCTTGCCGCCACCGTGCAGCAACAAGCTGTAGGAAGCCAACAACAACACCTCAAAGAATACAAACAGGTTAAACGCATCCCCGGTCAGGAATGCCCCATTCAGGCCAAACAACTGCATCTGGAACAACACATGGAAATGGCTGCCCTGCGCATCGGTTTCCGTGACAATCGCATACCACAATGCACCTACCGCCAGTACTGCCGTCACCAGCAGCATCAAGGCCGCGAGTTGGTCAAACACCAGAGTGATCCCAAACGGCGCGGGCCAATTCCCCAGCGCGTACACCTGCCGGGATCCCGCCAGCGCAACATCAAACAGCCACACCGCCAGCAACAGCAAGGCAAACGCCAGCGCAAAACCCACCACGCGCTGTACCTGCAAACCCAGCGGGCGTAATAACAACAACAGAATCCCGGCCAACAGCGGCAACAGAATCGGAAGGATTGGCAAATGCATCATGGGAGCTTCCCCCCTATCTCCGGCTCTTTTCCATCCACATGATCACTGCCTGTTTCCCCGCGCGCCTTCAACGCCAGCACAATGCTGAACGCGGTCATGCCAAAGGCAATCACAATCGCCGTCAGCACCAGGGCTTGTGGCAACGGGTCAGCATAGCCCGGCGCATCCGGGCGCACAATCGCAGGCACGCCAACCGCCAGCCGCCCCATCGCAAACAGGAACAGGTTGGTCGCATACGACAACAAGGTCAGCCCCATCACCACCGGAAAGGTACTGGCACGCAGCACCAGATACACCCCGCACGCCACCATGACGCCAATACTCAAGGCAATCAGCAGTTCCATTACACACCTCCCGTTGGTGCAGGGGCAGGCGCATCCAGCCGGTTCAGCTTGCCCAGTTCCACCAGAATCATCACGGTTGCCCCGACCACCACCAGAAATACCCCGGTATCAAAGAACATTGCGCTGGCCACTTCAAACTCACCCACGACCGGCCAATGCAGATGCGCAAACGCCGAGGTGAGGAACGGGTAGCCCAATGCCACCGCCACCAGCCCCGTGCCTGCCGCCACCAGCAAACCCGCCGCCAGCCACGAATGCATATCGCTACGAATCCGTTGCGCCGTCCAGCCAATGCCGTTGGCTAGGTTCTGCAACACAATCGCCAGGGCCGCAATCAACCCGGCGATAAACCCACCACCCGGCAGGTTATGTCCACGCAGGAACACAAATACCGCCACCATCAACATCAGCGGAAACAAAATACGGCTAAAGGTTTGCAGGATGAAGGGGTTCGCCTCCAAAGCCCATGGCCGCCCACCGCTATCCGTAGCAGGCGCATACAAGCGGATCTGCTGCAACAAGGCAAAAATCCCCAGCCCCGCCAGCGCCAGCACAGCGATTTCCCCCAGGGTATCAAAGCCCCGGAAATCCACCAAAATCACATTGACCACATTCTTGCCGCCACCGCCCGGCACGCTTTGCGTCACGAAGTAATCCGCCAAAGTCGCGGTATCACGGGTCATCACTGCCAATGCCAGCACCGCAGCCCCCAAACCCAGCAAACCCGCCAGTACCCCATCACGCCACTTGCGCCACGTCACGCTCGTCCGCCGGGTATATTGCGGCAGGAAATACAAGGCCAGCATCAGCAACACAATCGTGACAATTTCCACCGACAATTGCGTCAATGCCAAATCTGGCGCGGAAAACTTCACGAATGCCAGTGACACCACTAGCCCCACCGCGCCCAATACCACCAGCGCAATCAGGCGTTCCCGATGCAATACCACGCTCAACAGGCTGGCAAGGATCAAGGTTGCCCCGACCACGAGACTCACCGCATCCAGCGGCAACAATGCCCGCCCACCCAGCAATGGCGCAGCACTGGACAGGAACCCAGCCCCCCCCATCAGCAAGGTGAAACCCAACACCCAAAACAGTTTGTCCTGCAAGGAATTACGATCCAGCCCCCGCACGACAGTGCGCGCCAACCTATACAACCTGTCGATGCCCCAGTCATACCAATGCCGCAACCACTGCCCCCTGACCCGCGCTTCATACCACGCAAACAGCGGCTGACGCACCGCATACACAGCAACCCCGCCCATCAGCGCGATAAAACTCATCAGCAAGGGTTCATTAAACCCATGCCAAATCGCCAGGCTGTATTCGGGGGGGCCACTTTGCAACGTCCCCTGCACCGCCACTGCCAGCAAGGGAGCCACCGTAAACATCGGCAACATCCCCACCGCCAAACACAAAACCACCAGCACATCCACCGGAATCCGCATAAACAACGGCGGCTCATGCGGCGTTTTCGGCAAATCAACCGGCTCACCATTGAAAAACACGTCATGGATGAAACGCAGCGAATACGCCACCGAAAATACCCCGGCCAAGGTTGCCAATACCGGAATGGCCAATGCCCACCACGAAGTACTGGATGCCACAACCGCCTGATCAAAGAACATTTCCTTGCTTAAAAAACCATTCAGCAACGGCACACCCGCCATAGCCGCCGCCGCAATCATAGCCAGCACCGCCGTATGCGGCAGGTATTTCAACAAACCATTTACCCGGCGCATATCCCGCGTACCGGCTTCATGGTCAATGATCCCCGCCACCATGAACAGCGACGCCTTGAAGGTGGCATGGTTGATAATGTGGAACAAGGCCGCCACCGCCGCCAGTTCCGTCCCCAGCCCGAACAGCAAGGTGATCAAGCCCAGATGGCTGATGGTCGAATACGCCAGCAAGCCTTTCAAGTCATGCTGGAACAAGGCGACGAACGCCCCCACCAGCAAGGTCAGCATCCCCACCGTACCAATCAGCCATGACCATTCCGGTGTCCCGGACAGTACCGGAAAAAAGCGCGCCAACAGGAAAATCCCCGCTTTCACCATCGTTGCCGAATGCAAATACGCCGACACCGGGGTGGGGGCAGCCATCGCATTCGGCAGCCAGAAATGGAACGGGAACTGCGCCGACTTGGTAAACACCCCAAGCGCAATCAACACCAGGGTCGGCAAATACAGTGCATGGGCGCGGATTTGCTCACCCGCCAGCAATATATCAGACAGGTTGTAACTGCCCGCCATCTGCCCCAACAGCAAAATGCCCGCCAGTAATGCCAGCCCGCCACCGCCGGTAATGGCCAATGCCATGCGCGCCCCTTGCCGCGCATCTTCCCGGTGTTGCCAGTAACTGATCAGCAGGAAGGAACTGAGCGAAGTCATTTCCCAGAACACCATCAATTGCAACAGGTTTTCCGACAGCACCACCCCTAGCATCGACCCCATGAAGACCAACATGTAGGCAAAAAACCGCCCCATCGAATCTTTGGCCGACAGGTAATAACGTGCGTAGAGGATGACCAGCAGACCAATGACCAGGATCATCAGCGCAAACAACGCCCCCAGACCATCCAGCCGGAAGGCGAAATCCAGCCCGATGGCAGGCATCCACGACCAGGACTGGATGAGGGTTTCCCCGGCAAACACGCGCTGCAACGCTGGCATCAACACCAGCAGCGAACCCAGTGTCACCAGCCCCGCCACCCATGCCGCAGCCACCCTGTGCCGTGTACTGAAAGCCGCCGCCAGCAATGCCCCTACAAAAGGCAAAAGGACTGCCAACAGCAAATCAAAACTTGTTACCATACTTCACCATTGAAAAAAGCGGATATTGGCTCACGGACGATTACATTCTAGCGCAAGCGCCTGCCGAAACCCGCATTACGCCACATTGAAGGGGTTAAATACCCCCGCCCCTGAAGAGGAATGACCCATATGAGCATGATTAGCGTTGAACAAGCGCAAGCCCACATCCTGGCGGCAATCACCGCCCTACCTCAGCATGAAACCGTCACCTTGTGGCAAGCGCAGGGGCGCATTCTTGCACAAACGGTCACTGCCCCATTCGACGTTCCCCCGCACCGCAACTCGGGGATGGATGGCTATGCGCTGCGCCACGCCGACATCAGCAATGGGCAATCCCTACGGGTCATCGGCAGCTCATTTGCAGGCCGTCCTTTCACCGGAACAGCCCAGGCAGGGGAGTGCGTGCGCATCATGACCGGCGCAGTCGTGCCCGATGGCACAGACACAGTGGTGATGCAGGAATATGTGCAGCGCGACGGCGATGCCATCCAGGTAGATAAAGCCCCCGAAACGGGTGAAAACGTGCGCCATCCCGGCGAAGACATGCGCACTGGCGACACGGTGCTGGCGGCGGGGCATAAGCTCAATGCAGCTGATCTGGGCTTGCTCGCCTCGTTAAGCCTTGGTGAAGTTGAGGTTTTACGCCGCCCACGGGTTGCCTTCTGCTCCACTGGCGATGAACTCAAAAGTATTGGCGAACCCCTGCAACCCGGTGACATTTACGACAGCAACCGTTACACCCTTCATGGTTTGCTCAGCAAACTGGATGTGGAAATCATCGACCTCGGCGTGGTGCGCGATACCCCGGAAGCGGTGGAACATGCTTTCCAGCAAGCCATGCAGCAAGCCGATGTATTCATCACCAGCGGCGGGGTTTCAGTGGGTGAAGCCGATTTCGTCACGGCCACCCTCCAGCGCCTGGGGAAAGTGGATTTCTGGAAAGTTGCCGCCAAACCGGGCAAGCCACTGGCTTTCGGCACGCTCGGCAACACGGTTTTCTTTGGCCTGCCGGGGAACCCGGTGTCGGTGATGGCGACTTTCCTGCTGTTTGTGCGCCCTGCCATTCTCACCCTGCGTGGCGAAACCGTGCCGCTGGTGCCGGAATACAGCGCCATCTGCGAAACCGGCCTGAAGAAAACACCGGGGCGCAAGGATTACCAGCGTGGTATTTGCGAACGCGATGCCAACGGCCAGTGGCGGGTGCGCAGTACCGGCGGGCAAGGTTCGCACATTTTGCGCTCCATGAGCCAGGCCAATTGCTTTATCGTTTTGCCGCTGGAATGGGGAGACGTGGAGGCGGGAACAACCGTGAGCATCATCCCATTTGACGGGCTGCTATAAACAAAGAGGGCTACTTACGTAGCCCTCTGGTTGCCATCCCGAATTATTGTGCAGCTGGAGCCGCTGCCGGTGGTGGCGGCGGTGGCGGCATGTCTGGTGATGCCGCAGGCACCGGGGCAACTGCGGCGGCTTCGCCTGCTGCCGGGGCTGCGTCTGGCGCACTGGCTTCAGCCGCTGGCGCTTCAGGCTTCGCTTCGGTGGCTGGCGCAGCAGCGGCTGGTGTAGCAGCCTTGGCAGCGGCAGCCTGACGCTCGGCCATGGCCTTGCGGCGCTCTTCCATCCACTTAAAGAAAGCGTCAGCCTGGGCGCGTTGCATCAGCATTTGCTGATACATCTGCTCATAGCTGGGAGCCTGCATCGGCATGGCATAGCCCGGAGCCATCATCATGGGCTGACCGGACATGCCAGACATTTGCCCCTGGGCTGGCGCGGCTTGACCCTGAGGCATCATCGGCATACCGCCACCGTAACCACCCCACGGGTTGTTCTGGTAGGTATTGCTATAGCCATACATGTTGTTGTAACCACTGCCATAACCGTCACCGTAGCCATACAGGTTAGCGGCGGTGTCGCCCCGGCCACTGCCTGACAGGTCGGAGGCCATATCGGTCTTGCCCTTGCCTTTCAGGGTGATGGTGAAATCGACCTCGCCATCGGCGTCGCCCTTGCCACGTCCCCAGCCGGACATATCACTAGCACCAGAACCATAACCCTGGCCGTAACCGCTGGTGTTGCCCTGGCCGGATCCGTAACCCTGCCCCATGCCACTGCCATTGTCAAAACCGTCCATGAATTCAGCAGAAGCCACGCCCGAAACCGCCAATCCTGCGATCAACAGGGCAATTTTTGTCTGTTTCATAATAATATCATTTCCTCTCTAAGATGGTTTCAGCCCACTTAATAGCGGACAGAACAATATCCCCGCCCTTGCGCCCAACCGGACGTCTCTCCGCAGGGTAGCTCATGATCACACACATGCTTCCGCCCTGGCAACAGGTGTATCAGGCAGTAAGGTTTTCCGGGTAGAATCCCGCAAAACACCACACGGATAGCCCCCATGAGCACCACCTTCCCTGCCAGACTCGAAAAAATTTCCCTCACCCTACTGGCACTGATCACACTCGCTGTCATCCTGCTGTTCATTGCACTGGGGCAATATGCGCACCC
The sequence above is drawn from the Thiothrix nivea DSM 5205 genome and encodes:
- a CDS encoding monovalent cation/H+ antiporter subunit D, yielding MMHLPILPILLPLLAGILLLLLRPLGLQVQRVVGFALAFALLLLAVWLFDVALAGSRQVYALGNWPAPFGITLVFDQLAALMLLVTAVLAVGALWYAIVTETDAQGSHFHVLFQMQLFGLNGAFLTGDAFNLFVFFEVLLLASYSLLLHGGGKNRTVAGLHYVVVNLVGSTVFLFALGALYGALGTLNIADMAAKVAALPAEREGLVMAAGLLLLLVFGLKAAMFPLYLWLPVAYARTSAPVAALFAIMTKVGVYAIIRVHGTVFGADAGSLAYFHAPWLLGLGLTTLVLAALGVLAAFRLRFQVAYLVLASVAMLLIAVGLHSEAGLAAALYYLVHSTLLAGGLFLLADVIVRGRGAYADRFDPGMRLPHHRLLGGLFMFAAVAALGLPPLSGFFGKLWILQAALGHPWRWVVLVTVLLSSALLLIALARSGSVLFYKVKDRPDAADPVLPAQIPAFGPSLVAVLWLLAAIPLLVVLAQPVAGVMQQVAAQTLDASGYRAAVFDPAAGGK
- a CDS encoding Na+/H+ antiporter subunit C; this encodes MELLIALSIGVMVACGVYLVLRASTFPVVMGLTLLSYATNLFLFAMGRLAVGVPAIVRPDAPGYADPLPQALVLTAIVIAFGMTAFSIVLALKARGETGSDHVDGKEPEIGGKLP
- a CDS encoding monovalent cation/H+ antiporter subunit A — encoded protein: MVTSFDLLLAVLLPFVGALLAAAFSTRHRVAAAWVAGLVTLGSLLVLMPALQRVFAGETLIQSWSWMPAIGLDFAFRLDGLGALFALMILVIGLLVILYARYYLSAKDSMGRFFAYMLVFMGSMLGVVLSENLLQLMVFWEMTSLSSFLLISYWQHREDARQGARMALAITGGGGLALLAGILLLGQMAGSYNLSDILLAGEQIRAHALYLPTLVLIALGVFTKSAQFPFHFWLPNAMAAPTPVSAYLHSATMVKAGIFLLARFFPVLSGTPEWSWLIGTVGMLTLLVGAFVALFQHDLKGLLAYSTISHLGLITLLFGLGTELAAVAALFHIINHATFKASLFMVAGIIDHEAGTRDMRRVNGLLKYLPHTAVLAMIAAAAMAGVPLLNGFLSKEMFFDQAVVASSTSWWALAIPVLATLAGVFSVAYSLRFIHDVFFNGEPVDLPKTPHEPPLFMRIPVDVLVVLCLAVGMLPMFTVAPLLAVAVQGTLQSGPPEYSLAIWHGFNEPLLMSFIALMGGVAVYAVRQPLFAWYEARVRGQWLRHWYDWGIDRLYRLARTVVRGLDRNSLQDKLFWVLGFTLLMGGAGFLSSAAPLLGGRALLPLDAVSLVVGATLILASLLSVVLHRERLIALVVLGAVGLVVSLAFVKFSAPDLALTQLSVEIVTIVLLMLALYFLPQYTRRTSVTWRKWRDGVLAGLLGLGAAVLALAVMTRDTATLADYFVTQSVPGGGGKNVVNVILVDFRGFDTLGEIAVLALAGLGIFALLQQIRLYAPATDSGGRPWALEANPFILQTFSRILFPLMLMVAVFVFLRGHNLPGGGFIAGLIAALAIVLQNLANGIGWTAQRIRSDMHSWLAAGLLVAAGTGLVAVALGYPFLTSAFAHLHWPVVGEFEVASAMFFDTGVFLVVVGATVMILVELGKLNRLDAPAPAPTGGV
- the glp gene encoding gephyrin-like molybdotransferase Glp; protein product: MSMISVEQAQAHILAAITALPQHETVTLWQAQGRILAQTVTAPFDVPPHRNSGMDGYALRHADISNGQSLRVIGSSFAGRPFTGTAQAGECVRIMTGAVVPDGTDTVVMQEYVQRDGDAIQVDKAPETGENVRHPGEDMRTGDTVLAAGHKLNAADLGLLASLSLGEVEVLRRPRVAFCSTGDELKSIGEPLQPGDIYDSNRYTLHGLLSKLDVEIIDLGVVRDTPEAVEHAFQQAMQQADVFITSGGVSVGEADFVTATLQRLGKVDFWKVAAKPGKPLAFGTLGNTVFFGLPGNPVSVMATFLLFVRPAILTLRGETVPLVPEYSAICETGLKKTPGRKDYQRGICERDANGQWRVRSTGGQGSHILRSMSQANCFIVLPLEWGDVEAGTTVSIIPFDGLL